GGTTATCTCAGGCTGTATGCCTTGAGAAAGTATTTGCGAAGTATGGGATGAACAAGGCAAAGCTGATCAACGTTCCTCACGCGACTCATTTTAGGTTTTCTTCTTAACAATGTCCTAAAACGGATGGGGAAAAACATGTTATGCCTCGTGTGCCCTATTCGAGCGCGAGtggcagcttgatgtatgtcatggtttgtacaagatcggatatttcacatgcggtgggtgttgttagtagatacatgtctaaccccggcaagcaacagtgggaggtagtgaaatggctacttcgatatatttgaGGTATGCATGACTatgtcttgacatttgaaaattttgaggacaaattaGTAGGCTACATGGATTTAGATTATGCGGGCAATGTGGATAGCAGAAGGTCGACTTCCAGTTACTCGTTTGTCTTAGCGGGTGAAGCGATTAGTTAGATATCGAAGCTTCAGTcagtggtggctctttccataacCGAAGTTGAGTATATGATAGTGGCAGAAGCATTTAAGAAAGCAATTTGATTGAggggaatgataaatcagttggggcttcagcaggaggccttGCCGGTTAATTGTAACAGTGAAAGCGTGATTAATTTGGTGAAGAAGTCAATTTACTATtctagaactaaacatattgatgtgcgtcatcattttatccgacaagtgcttgaggaaggcgGTGTGACTCTCGAGAAGATACATACAAGCGTGAATCTGGTGGATATGCTTACCAATGTGGTTTCtatagaaaagttcaagttccGTGTGATTTCTCTGGGTCTGGCAAAGATAGagtgaagatggagtgtgcacaagaagtgaTGATTGTGAAGCTATGATGGAGACGAAGTAGAGATGGAGGATCGAATATGGCGTGCTGCAGCATGAAGATTAGagtcatggtggagattgttaaaaATCAGATGCCTCAAATATATGTTGAAACATGGGCCATTGACTGGTCGACAGGTCaaaggatatcgaaaatatttggttttttAGCAAAACTCTCTAGACAGTTTTTGGAGTTTTCGACAGTGAAAATGACGGATTGCGCAATTTGTTTCTATTTTCGTTttaccttaaatatatgtgtaaTCGGGAATACGACAAGGGCTAGACGTGCTTAAGGGTTTGAGagggttttggagagagaaaaaGCTAGGGTTTTTCTCTTGGGACTTTGAATCGGTAAggtttcatctcttgtaactttggtattcatagtgcattattgctttgtgccgtggttttttcatgcaagggtttttccacgtaaattcaGAGTGTTCTCTGTCAGATTtgcttgtgtgattgtgattactttgtttgATTCCGCTTTGTGTGCTTTTGCGAGTCCCAACAAAATTACCCGTTGAAATTAGTCACCATCCAATGGCCTTCTATAACCTGACCATTACTCTTTAAAACAACATTAATCGTGTGATCTTGTCCTTGTTTGAAAGCTTACTTGATAGGTTATCAAATGAGATCAATTTTGTATCATTCTATCATGTCGTGGTGCTCTAAAAATTGCCCACCAAAAGTGTCGAAAATACAAAAAGGAAAATATTAAATACTTAATCTAACCCCaataactaaaaaataaaaaataaaaaatcctagaaATAATGACCACTTAGTTGCTCCGGTAGGCCCCAACCATTACAAGCTAATCATTGATCCCCTCGAATTGGTAATGAGAATGTTAATTTGGTCTAGATCATCAATCAAGACAATTTGAATGCTTGAATTGTTCAGATCTTTGATCAACTAgcttgtgtggccatttggttgtaTCAATTTTGACTAGAAACTAATGCTTCCAAATCTAATAGAAAAGCAAATATTTATTTGGATGCATGCCTTTTTCTTAAAGATCAAACCATTAAATTTCTCCAGAGATGCAAAAAAAGCTGAAAAGGGTTGTGGATTAATCTCCAACAACCTACTAGTTGTTATGCTAATAATCGCAATAAACCCCTGATCTTCTTCTACCAGAGTCAACACACGCCAAAGCGTAGCACCACATGCTACATTGTAAGAaaaatatcttcttctttttttcatcacCACTCCTTAGAAAAGAgttgttatatgtatatatattcttTCTTAAAGCCCTTTCTTAATACAATTCTAACCATCTATTCgactaaaatattaaaaatgaccaaaatacccttgaaTTCCGTCACAACCCTATAAGTTCTATGTAATTTGGCCTGTAACTGACTCAAATGATATTAGAATGGCAAGATCTTGGGCTCGTTTGAAAGCTAATTCAATAGAGTTTCAAACATGaccaatttcatttcatttgaatATCGTTTGGTACTTGAAAGGTGACCCACAAAATACATGACAAAAGTAATAAGGGTTTGGTTCAACCAACTCTAATATATAAGCAGACGATTGCTAATGTGGTCCATAACACACATTAGGACCAATGATCTTCCATTGAATCAATTTAAACCCTCAAAGTTGTTCAAATCTTCAATCTAGACAATTGGATGATCGACATCCTCTTTGATCATGAGTCACGACCCTTAGATGGGCCCCATCTTTGATCGGCCAACTTATGTGGCCTGTGTGCATCATTGCTCCCAGCTGGAaaaaacttgtcctcgagtttTGGTCATAGCTGACAATGAAGACCTCTACATCGTATCGGGATCTTGTTCATATGATGGCATTGTATGTCACACCATTCCTTTTTCACTTTTTTCCGGTCCTTCCTTTCTTTAGTGTCAACTTGGACTTCTTTAGCAAGAATGGATTTACAGACTTGGATGGCTGGAATGTTGATTGTGGTTCGCTCCATTTACTGTTGTGGATCAACTCCCATACCTTGTGGTGTCATCTTTGTCACTATTAGCCTTTGTGTCCTCTGATTGTTGTTGAGACAGTAAATAAGTAAATGAATTGAACTACCTCAATGGTTATGTAAACTGTTCATGCAGCAGGGGGATGATGGATCAGAACTATTCATCTAATGATCTCTACCATTGCTAGCCCGTAGTTCAAAAACCATACTGATAAGATGATCTCATCGATGGCTCTAAATATCATTTGAATTGACTTGGGCTAAGTTGTTTTTGTGTTGTTGGACAATGAAATAGGTTATTAGACCAAAACATATCAAACTTGAATGAATCAATGCGAGTCATATTCGATATTTGTTTGAGTCGCAGTCCTAGACCGCTATTTAAAATAGGGGTGGCCATGGGTTGGGTGATCCACTGGCTTGGCTTTTGGCCAGGCTTTGACTTGTTAGGTAGGTTTGTGGGCCGGGCTTAGTCTTGGCATGTAAGGCCTGATTGATTTCAGGGCTAGGCTTGGGCTCATGTTATTTTTAGCCTACCCAGTCCAACCCAACTTCAAGGTTATTTATGTAATTTCAGTATATGGCATGCATAACCCTACCCTAACTCAAATTCTTCCTCATATGTTGCTCCCTACTTAACCAACTTTATGGTGGCTATTGCCCTTCCCACCATCATATCTAGGGGTGCTAATGGGCCGCGTTAGGGCGGGCCAAGCTTGGCCCAGCTTGTTTGACATAAGTCCAAACTTGGCCCAGGCCTGTAACAGGTCAAAATAGCCCAGCCCAAGAGAGCTATAGCCTACCTAATTATTAGTTCAGATCTTGTAAACCTTTGCTACGTGTGCGAAAAAGCACGTCACTGATAAGCTATGCAAAGTAACATACACGTCCTTTGATTGATGACTTCTGGGACAGTAAAAAATTATGAGTTTTTGTGTGATTACACCATGAAGCTTGTGATCTCTATCTATTTTATACACAGTTCCTCtgggaggaaaaaagaaaaagaaagaaagaaaaagaaacaagagagagagaaagaaaaggcttGCAGTCAGCCATGACAAAGCTTGGAAGTCTATTTTATACACAGTTCCTCtgggaggaaaaaagaaaaagaaacaagagagagaaagaaaaggcttGCAGTCAGCCATGACAAAGCTTGGAAGTCTAGGTTCTTGAACAGACCTTAGGGAATTCATATGAATTTTCTAtttaaagatgattttttttccctctttaaaTTGATATTTTTGGCACCTATAGAGGTCAGTTTGTCGTGAAATTTTTTCTGTTTCATGCTTTAACATCTTTGCAGAATGTAATGACTAAATTATCCTTGTAGTGATTGAACTCTTGAATATTGGGGTGGAAATATCATTATCCCTTTTCTTATCTGGTTTTAAAGCTATTGTATGGGTGATTGATGGTGAATGTACTAGCTTGTTCTCTTTAAATCCTCTTTAAGTTCATGCAAGAGCCCATATATATTTGGCTTGTTTTGTTTCTTccattgagacattggtttgcatGAGTTATAAAAACTGTTCTTGCTATTATGACAAACTCGGAGTTTGTTTGGGCCTCTGGGGCAAGTTCTGGAAGTGTTCCAGTTTTCGATTTTCTCAAAGCAGGTGGGCCCGCCGGCAGCAGCTCAGCATTCGACTTTTGTGTGGGAGTGCTCACATTTCTGGAAGGGGATTTCTAAAAACTGTGGAAATTCCTGCATTCTGGAAATGTAAGACTGCTCTTGCAGTCTTGCTAGATAACAACCAAATACTGAGCTGTTCTCAATGGGTCCGCTTGCCTCAGAAATGACCACTCTTCTGTTTCATGTCCCAAAGAGGCCCTCAATTGCTGAGCACACCCAGATATGCTATTTTGGTTTGTAGGTTTCCAACGTACTGTACTGTCATTGACAAGGTTTTTGcatgttttttattttatgtagCTTTGTTGGAATAGGTAAAGTCTTGTGCAGAAACCAATAGaaatcacaatggcctcatcaaaGGGCAACAACTGTTGGATTCGAAGACATCAATGCCCTTGTGGGGATAATCAGTGCCATCTCAAAGTTGAAATGGATGAAGGGGACACTTCGAAAGCGCTTCAAACCCCTTCAGAAGCCGATGATACTAATGTCCTTCCATATGTAGGACAGTCGTTCCTCAGCGATGACGAAGCCTATGAGTTCTATAGTAACTTTGCTAGGGAGAGTGGCTTCACAATCAGGCGGCATCGCACATTAGGTAGTCAAGGGCATCCATTGGGCATTTATAGAAGGGAATTTGTTTGTCATCGTGCTGGTCCTGCCCTTCCCTGGAAATCCACTGAAATTGTACTCCAGAGAGATCGAAAACCACCACGGTGCAAATGTGAGGCAGGAATGGTTGTAGCCAAGGACATTATATCAGGCATTCCTCGATGGAATGTTTTGCAATTTAGTAATGTCCATAACCATGAATTATTGGAGAATGACGAAGTGCGAAACCTTCCCACATATCATAATATTCCGGTTGCTGACCGTGACCGTATTCTAGTACTCTCAAAAGCTGGGTGTCCTTTGAGTCTTATAATGAGGGTGCTGGAATTAGAAAAGAGTGTTGAGCCAGGTCATTTGCTGTTTACAGAGAAGGATGTTAGAAATTTCATTCAATCCTCTAAGAATATTAGACGAGATAATGACCCATGGCAGCTTCTCAAGGCATGCAAGAGAATGAAAGACAGAGATACAGATTTTACTTATGATTTTACTTTAGATGAGAATCAGAGGGTTGAGAATATTGCTTGGTCATATGGAGAATCGATTCATGCATATAAGACGTTTTGTGATGCTGTTGTTTTTGACACAACTTACTGTTTGAAGGCATATCACATGCCCCTTGGATTATGGGTCGGAGTAGACAACTATGGCAAAACTTTTCCCTTGGGTTGTGCTCTTTTGCGTGATGAACGGTCTCATTCCTATTCTTGGGCCTTGAAGGTTTTTAACTTGCATCTTCTCTCCTGGGTACTGCAAGGGTCTGGGTACTATCAGACAAACTGCATCACACTAAGGTGAAGCAACCCATCCATTGTTGACATGCCAAACACGTACACCAGCTTTGGACCATCCGAATTTTGGGTCTTATgaggatggagcataccttgaaaatcacactgattggatgatcttaatcaTCTGATTTCCTTGTCGAACTTGAATCCTTGACTTTTCATTTTAGCTGCACATTTGATTGTTACCATGGATTGGATTGTCCGACCAATGTGATTATGGGTCATGCTCCGTCTGCACTTGGGCttatgatttggaccatccaaattggtgTGCATGTATGCTTTGTTTGCAGTGGATGAGTTGCCACAACTGCATGTGATTCAACTTCACTTGATGTTGCCTTTTCTTCTTGTTGATAATTGACTTTACTTTCTCTTTTGCGCCTGTTTGGATTTGTTGAAATTGGAAGGAGGAAAATTTATTTCTTTGTGAATAGCATTGCTAGAAAAATTGGTGGAAATGAAATATTCTTTCGTTTGTATGTTTTCAAACCAATTTTTACAAGGAAGTTATTTTATTTTCCCAATGATGGGCCTAATGTTCATTTTACGATGAGCTAATGTGGAAATACCAAGGTGTTTTGTAAAGGCTGtaacgtaatggtaatggtggcaaccgttatgcATTACGGGgtcataatggccgttatggaaaaaaagagACCCGTAATAGCCCCGCAAGGCCCATAATGGCTGGCCAATTcagtttttttttccccataaaaAAGGGggcctgtaacggctgttacaacccATATCATAACGGTGAATACCTTGGGAAATACATATGGTTAACCTTGACTAACAATGGGTTCAACATGGAAGTACACGTGGAGCCCAACATGTGTATGATCGACTAgcaatgggtcccacattgaaTCACCTAATGATGGGCCCAACACGGAAATAGTCAGGGTTTTGATTGACTCACAATAGGCCCCATATGGTTAAGATCACCAACcatgggtcccatttggaaatgCAACTGAATAGGATCGGCTAACAATGGGACCCTCCTAGCTAAGATCATCTCATGGTAGGCTCTATGTGGAAAtattgatggttaggattgaatAAGGATGGGCCTACATGGGTAAAACCATCTAAATGCTGAAGGAGACAAAGTAAGGGTGAGGCGGGGAAGGAGAAGAAACACAAATTTTCCTTTGAAGTTATGAAATTGTATTTCGTAAGCTTTAAAATGGAAATTGGAAGGGACCACTTTCCTGAAAGTTTGAAAAAATAGGAATTGATTTTCCATGgaaattttggggaaaaaaatcacacatacataaaaaaGGAAATATTATTTCTGCCGGAAATTGatttccaattgtcaatttcaacaaatccaaacatgcccaattgtaaaaatatattcTCACCCTGCCAAGTTCACAGTCATGCAACTCACAtagttccttcttttttttcttttttcttttttctttttttttttcattcagacTTTTGTAGGATTTATGAATGGGATTTATCCACAAACTATCTTGACCAATCAAGATTTGGAGCTTAGAGATGCCATTTCAAGCGAACTGCCCAACACAAAACATGCATTTTATATTTGGGATATCATGTCCAAGCTTTCAAGCTGGTTTTCTCATCTTCTTGGATCACAGTATGATGCTTTTGAATCTGAGTTTCAAAGGCTATACAACTTGGGGAGTGTTAAAGAGTTTGAGCATCAATGGCAGCAAATGGCTATTCGGTTTGAACTTAGTTTAAATAGACATGTTGCCTTTCTTTTCTCTCATCGAGCATTATGGGCATTACCATACTTACAGGATCATTTTTTTGCCGGGACTGAAACAATTGAGCAATCGAAATCAATAAATATGTTCTTGCAAGAACTATTGACTGTGCAAACACATTTGAAAGACCTTGTTACGCAGGTAAATATGAGAAAACATTGCCTTGTTTCCTTTTCAAGAGTTTTGCTAAACTCACCCAGATCTCTGTGTAACACTACATATGTTGTGTATGAGACATCCACGGCTGTTTTTGGCCTCATTGTTTTGACAACCTGCCCTGAAAATCAAGCCAATTAAATATTTGAGTAGAAAACCAGCAACAGTCCAATTCTTGTGTACATGTGGCCTGCTTGATGAATGATCAGCTTCCTTTTTGGTCCCGGTCACCTACACAATGGGGCAACCTGGTGCAGGTCTTGGATGTTCCATGCATCTGCATATAGTGGCCCACGTGGTGTTAAACTGAACTGTCTTTCAATGACACGGAATGGACCATTAtcaagtttttgtttttaaaatttttgtaggtgGGTATCATCGTTGATTCTAGAAATCAGGAACGGAAAGACGCCACTATGCAACAAAGGTCCCTTCGTATCAATCTTAAAACAAGCATGCCCGTCGAAGAACATGCTTCGACTATTCTTACACATTACGCCTTCAAGATGCTGCAAAACGAGATTGTGTTGTCCCTGCAAAATATGGCGCTCAAAACGGCCAATGGGTCTTATTCCGTGATGCACATGAAGACGGATGGGGAGCATGCAGTGGTGAACTGGCAGCCGTCAGATCAAGTGGTCCACTGTACCTGTAAGAAGTTTGAGTTCTCAGGGATCTTATGCAGGCATGCCATTCGGGTGCTCCACGTGAAGAATAATTTCTCACTTCCAGAAAGATATCTTCCGAGTCGATGGCGTTGTTACAGCTCATCAGTTAAAAAGAAAAACCAGAATGTGGACGGTAGTGATAATGACCATTTTCAGTCATTGCATTCCCTTGCTACGACCCTTTGTCAAGAATCATCAATGACAGAGGATTGTGTTGAGTATGTTAGGGAACAAATGATGAGTCTCCTTAATCATGTTAGAGGCATGCAATCCAATGGTGATGCCGCTTCGAATTTGGTAGCTGGTCCACCTATTGTTCCAAGAGCAGAGGGCGTGTCAAATGGAAGTGAGCATAGCTCTGTTGGGAACCCTCAGCCAGAAAACGAAGGTGCTGAAATAGTGAAAAAGCCTAGGCACTGTCACTGGCTTAATTGCCGTCAAACTGGTCATGATTCGAGGAATTGTCCATTGAAGAGAATTCACATTTTGCCTGAGTCTCCCAGCAagtaagttttattttatttcattttttatagAACTTCTTAGGAGATTGAAACTATGTGTGTTTTTCACCATTTCTTAGAGGACTAATCACCTTCAACCGATTGTAGGCCATGGCCCATTTGGTTTCCAATTTTTCCCTCTCATATATTTTTTCAAGGCCAAAATGCCTGTAAACATAGGTTGTTGGTGATCAGTTctctttcttaaatggtggtgtctcATCCACTGCATGCACCACATACATGTATGCAAATCCAGATCAGCCTAGTGTGGACCCTATTGTCTATGGAGCATGTACTGGAAATCACGCTGATTAAACAATCTCAAGTCTTAACCATCTGTTATTGGCTAACCATTTTCTTTTCAGCCATTCATGTGATGGCCACCAATTGGTTTTATTAGCAACATGGTTAGAAAACCCGAAAATTTGACAACTCAATGTTCAGCTGCGTCGGGTTGACTCGAATAGCTGACCTGACTTGATACAGTATTTAAAAATTCTGTGATTAGTaacaaatatttaaaatagttaagAAAACAATATGCTGATTTTAACACCAAGTCACCAGATAGCACACTTGCTTAGTTCATCCAAACACAGTTGTGAAGGTTGAGGATCCgacttcctcttcttttttaaattttactGATATAACACTACGGCAAACTGggtgactcggtttgagtcagcATGAGTTGCATTGACTCGACGAGTCTTCCCGAGTCAGGACCTAGTTTCCCATTTCCCAATTACTTGGCTTGAAATCTCGCTGAGATGAGTTGACTCAGTCGAGTTTCGAGCAGAGTCAGCAAGTTTGGAACTATGACTTGCATAATTCAAGAACTGTGATTTTGGGTATCCGTATCCTCCATCCACAACAGGGGCTTCAATTACTCTTAAGAGAATTGAGTAGCCATGGTGTTTGTTCTTCTTTGGATAATATTGGTAAGGCAACTCAGATCTTTTGGGATGAGATATCTCCGCTTTTTTTGGATAGTCGCTGTTTTTGAGATTATTTCTCATcgtctctctgtttttttttttttccttgtaattTCTGTTCATTTTGAGAATAAAATCTTCAGTtaccattcaaaagaaaaaagaaagaaaaaaggggcctacaatttggatggtctggattgactgACTGTATGGTGGACGGGATACAACCATCTAAGTGATAGTAGAGAACACATTTACTAGTCTAGATCATGCACATTCAACTAAAGAAATATTAGTGCCTAAGTGGAGAGTATCTCAAATGCTAGTGACCGAAGCTTTCTTGGAGAGATTATTCAACCGATTAGTAAGAGAGAACCGGAAGGAGCATGTTTTGGAGGGGTTGAACCAGCAATAAAACCTAGGTACTGCCAGGTGCCTTCTTGCGGCCAAACTGGTCACGATTCAAGGAACTGCCCATTGAAGAAAATTCTGCTTTCATCTCATCCCAACATGTAAGTCTTATCTTTTTATCTCTTTTATAGAGGTTTAGTAACTCCATGTGCTTGTTCAACCCCTACCCCATATGCACTTTGACATGTGGCGGATATGGCAAATGCCCGACCTGTCCATCAGATGGTACCCACCATGTAGATGCACCCGCCAACAACCAGGCTGGTCTGCTCTTCAGGTGGGCTACAGTGCACAAAAGAAATGGCCAGATAAAGTAAACTTGTTTAGCTGTCCATTTTTTGTTcgttatggcccacttgacaaGTGGACTGGCATGATTTGGGGGCAGGGAGACAGCATGGTGGGTcacacttgatcaatggattggatctcgcatgTGCGGCAGCTCATTGTGAAGTTGGATACATAGATGGAGATTGCAAACCTCATTTTTAGAAGATTGTCATTGTACATTAGCTGTAGATAGTGGTAGAGTGGAGGATGTCTCAAATGGTTGTGTTTGCAGCTTTGTTGAAAGTTCTCCTCTGTTGGGTGCCAACAGACAGCTAGAAGGTAAAATATTAGAAGAGGGGAACAGAATAGCAAAGAAACCTAGGTATTGCCATGTGCCATCTTGCGGTGGAACTGGTCATGATTCGAGGAACTGTCCGTTAAAGAAAAAGACTTGAATAGCTGTCCTCCCTCGACCTCTAATCAAGTAAGTGTTTTACTTTTTAGCATGTTATTGTTCAGCTAAATATCATTCTGCATGCTTCATGATGAGTAATCAAGAGAAGTtgcttttatttttctgtttgacCCAGGAATggtccaggtgggacccactttttggTAACCGGAAGTGCTGAATATCTTCCCCTATTAGATGATCCTACCCATCGTCTAATGGGGGTGatttcagatggttaggatcacttttTGGGGAAGAGTTTCAGGGCTGATTCATCCATATGGATGGCCTGAATCCAAAAGGTTGATCCTTCATGTATGGTTTCTTGGGGCCGAGCAAAAGCTCAATTGGGTATTTTATATTTCCTCATTTAAGTGAAGTATGTTTTCTCACTCTTTGTTTACTCTTCATTGGTTGTAGACAGCAAAGGGGTTGGACAGACAACAGTGATACTGCGTTGGGATTGACTGTATATGTTTTGTGTTATGCACAGAGATCTTGTGACAATTTGGGTTGCTAGTTCTTCTACATTCTTGTAAATATGCTTTTCTTGTTTTGAAGGGTCTTCCTTGTCTTTAAACTGGAATTCAGGCTGGATCTTGGTAACATAAtcattattcttttcttttctttcctgatCCGGTGCTCCAAGTGCCTAGGTTTTACAGTTCTTGTAATTGCATAGGGATGTGTGGATAGGTCGATCCGTTGATTCGGAATGTCCATTGATTCCATCCCACACTTCATTGGCCACCATGAAAATCCTTCAGATTTGCTGGTTCTGACCGTACAATCAATAGCCTGtaaaatggatggctaagattgttTGTAGATAAATAGTTCCAAGCAACAATTTGCACCATCCATTTTGTTGGGTCTATCATGGAACACTTATGGTTTTGTAAATGCAATAATGGATGGATATACAGAAGGCCTAATTTTTGTTAATAGGATCATTAAGTCTATATGATTTTTACATGGTGGCCTGGACCACTTAATAAAAGGTCCAGGTTGGTTTGTTGAACTGTCCACATTTCGCTACACAACCAAGAGCACAAATAATTATAGCAGACT
This DNA window, taken from Magnolia sinica isolate HGM2019 chromosome 14, MsV1, whole genome shotgun sequence, encodes the following:
- the LOC131226275 gene encoding putative protein FAR1-RELATED SEQUENCE 10 isoform X1, coding for MASSKGNNCWIRRHQCPCGDNQCHLKVEMDEGDTSKALQTPSEADDTNVLPYVGQSFLSDDEAYEFYSNFARESGFTIRRHRTLGSQGHPLGIYRREFVCHRAGPALPWKSTEIVLQRDRKPPRCKCEAGMVVAKDIISGIPRWNVLQFSNVHNHELLENDEVRNLPTYHNIPVADRDRILVLSKAGCPLSLIMRVLELEKSVEPGHLLFTEKDVRNFIQSSKNIRRDNDPWQLLKACKRMKDRDTDFTYDFTLDENQRVENIAWSYGESIHAYKTFCDAVVFDTTYCLKAYHMPLGLWVGVDNYGKTFPLGCALLRDERSHSYSWALKTFVGFMNGIYPQTILTNQDLELRDAISSELPNTKHAFYIWDIMSKLSSWFSHLLGSQYDAFESEFQRLYNLGSVKEFEHQWQQMAIRFELSLNRHVAFLFSHRALWALPYLQDHFFAGTETIEQSKSINMFLQELLTVQTHLKDLVTQVGIIVDSRNQERKDATMQQRSLRINLKTSMPVEEHASTILTHYAFKMLQNEIVLSLQNMALKTANGSYSVMHMKTDGEHAVVNWQPSDQVVHCTCKKFEFSGILCRHAIRVLHVKNNFSLPERYLPSRWRCYSSSVKKKNQNVDGSDNDHFQSLHSLATTLCQESSMTEDCVEYVREQMMSLLNHVRGMQSNGDAASNLVAGPPIVPRAEGVSNGSEHSSVGNPQPENEGAEIVKKPRHCHWLNCRQTGHDSRNCPLKRIHILPESPSNDRSFLGEIIQPISKREPEGACFGGVEPAIKPRYCQVPSCGQTGHDSRNCPLKKILLSSHPNIFVESSPLLGANRQLEGKILEEGNRIAKKPRYCHVPSCGGTGHDSRNCPLKKKT
- the LOC131226275 gene encoding putative protein FAR1-RELATED SEQUENCE 10 isoform X2 is translated as MASSKGNNCWIRRHQCPCGDNQCHLKVEMDEGDTSKALQTPSEADDTNVLPYVGQSFLSDDEAYEFYSNFARESGFTIRRHRTLGSQGHPLGIYRREFVCHRAGPALPWKSTEIVLQRDRKPPRCKCEAGMVVAKDIISGIPRWNVLQFSNVHNHELLENDEVRNLPTYHNIPVADRDRILVLSKAGCPLSLIMRVLELEKSVEPGHLLFTEKDVRNFIQSSKNIRRDNDPWQLLKACKRMKDRDTDFTYDFTLDENQRVENIAWSYGESIHAYKTFCDAVVFDTTYCLKAYHMPLGLWVGVDNYGKTFPLGCALLRDERSHSYSWALKTFVGFMNGIYPQTILTNQDLELRDAISSELPNTKHAFYIWDIMSKLSSWFSHLLGSQYDAFESEFQRLYNLGSVKEFEHQWQQMAIRFELSLNRHVAFLFSHRALWALPYLQDHFFAGTETIEQSKSINMFLQELLTVQTHLKDLVTQVGIIVDSRNQERKDATMQQRSLRINLKTSMPVEEHASTILTHYAFKMLQNEIVLSLQNMALKTANGSYSVMHMKTDGEHAVVNWQPSDQVVHCTCKKFEFSGILCRHAIRVLHVKNNFSLPERYLPSRWRCYSSSVKKKNQNVDGSDNDHFQSLHSLATTLCQESSMTEDCVEYVREQMMSLLNHVRGMQSNGDAASNLVAGPPIVPRAEGVSNGSEHSSVGNPQPENEGAEIVKKPRHCHWLNCRQTGHDSRNCPLKRIHILPESPSNDRSFLGEIIQPISKREPEGACFGGVEPAIKPRYCQVPSCGQTGHDSRNCPLKKILLSSHPNIQLEGKILEEGNRIAKKPRYCHVPSCGGTGHDSRNCPLKKKT